The proteins below are encoded in one region of Hordeum vulgare subsp. vulgare chromosome 3H, MorexV3_pseudomolecules_assembly, whole genome shotgun sequence:
- the LOC123444837 gene encoding uncharacterized protein YnbD-like, which translates to MGWGISRLIGLKAAVLLTAAYFAHGLGMKVLSLPLIYACLIAVLISIASHPSVDLPLLLGKASNGSFPLWSWVIFSPFLFFIHLFVLLRRFVKNEPLYTEIADGVYVGGWPSSVERLPPGEPAVIDCTCELPRSSTISENSYLCVATWDTRAPQPPQIESAVRWAVRKRSQNKPVYVHCAYGHGRSICVMCALLVALGLADDWKAAEQMIREKRPSISMNTLHRKSLEEWSKHLLSPSKRSGESDVSSVILSDYTRRKH; encoded by the exons ATGGGTTGGGGGATATCCCGGTTGATTGGACTCAAGGCGGCTGTCTTGCTCACTGCGGCGTACTTCGCTCATGGACTGGGCATGAAAGTGCTCTCATTGCCCCTCATATACGCCTGCCTGATTGCCGTGCTTATCTCCATTGCTTCCCATCCGTCGGTCGACCTCCCGTTGCTCCTCGGCAAGGCATCCAATGGAAGCTTTCCCCTATGGTCATGGGTCATATTCTCGCCCTTTCTCTTTTTCATCCATCTGTTTGTGCTGTTGCGGAGATTTGTGAAAAATGAGCCCTTGTACACCGAGATAGCGGACGGAGTGTATGTTGGAGGCTGGCCTTCTTCAGTTGAACGCCTGCCACCTGGCGAACCCGCAGTCATTGATTGTACGTGCGAGCTGCCAAGAAGCTCAACTATATCCGAGAATTCATATTTGTGTGTCGCTACATGGGATACAAGGGCGCCTCAGCCACCTCAGATTGAGTCAGCTGTGCGATGGGCTGTGAGAAAGCGGTCACAGAACAAACCTGTGTATGTCCACTGTGCCTATG GCCACGGCAGAAGTATCTGCGTGATGTGCGCACTTCTTGTTGCACTGGGATTAGCTGATGATTGGAAAGCTGCTGAGCAAATGATTCGCGAGAAACGACCTTCTATCAGCATGAATACTCTTCATCGCAAAAGCTTAGAGGAATGGTCAAAACACTTGCTTTCTCCCTCAAAAAGAAGTGGGGAATCCGATGTGAGTTCTGTGATTCTTTCGGACTACACCCGAAGAAAGCATTGA
- the LOC123444834 gene encoding transcription factor LG2-like isoform X2, with protein MVQGEEASCSWRMASAHDHAVHLSHQAALAYHGGLQLQPHHHAASAAPSASFLDFQPAAAAAYFGELEEALIHGANAGVADHLHHNPGGMIAGDAHAKSAAAGGGGGYLQAGAGAGRPPTLEIFPSWPMPHPQQLHSGGNSQSVGSTTDSSSARNTMAQMELVSPAGPAGSVRPSPSSTTSEQQQQQQRQEVMMVTTDDYSYKPGLPPPAAAGLAAAAPSFQPHHQHQLQLHGGGDHDKRKHGSTRKDGKLVDSKTERRLAQNREAAKKSRLRKKAYVQNLETSRVRLQQMEQELQRARSQGIFLGGCGAGGDMSPGAAMFDMEYARWLDDDGKRLAELRGGLQAHLADSNLGAVVEECMQHYDELFQLKAELARSDVFHLLTGAWATPAERCFFWMGGFRPSELLKILIGQLDPLTEQQMMGICGLQHSSEQAEEALAQGLQQLHQSLADTVAAGTLSDGTPGPNYMGIMAMALEKLASLESFYQQADNLRQQTLHQMRRILTTRQAARCFLSIGEYYRRLRALSSLWASRPRDNFIGTESLSPTGTELQGMQQHHQPQQNQFSGF; from the exons ATGGTGCAAGGTGAGGAGGCGAGCTGTTCGTGGAGGATGGCGAGCGCCCACGACCATGCAGTGCACCTCAGCCACCAAGCAGCGCTCGCCTACCATGGCGGACTCCAGCTCCAACCCCATCACCATGCCGCCTCCGCCGCGCCGTCCGCCAGCTTCTT GGACTTCCAGCCGGCAGCGGCCGCCGCCTACTTCGGGGAGCTGGAGGAGGCCCTCATCCACGGCGCCAACGCCGGCGTCGCAGACCACCTCCACCACAACCCCGGCGGCATGATCGCAGGCGACGCGCACGCCAAGT cggcagcggcaggaggaggaggagggtacctgcaggcgggggcgggggcgggcagGCCCCCCACGCTGGAGATCTTCCCTTCGTGGCCAATGCCGCACCCACAGCAGCTGCACAGTGGT GGGAATTCGCAGTCAGTCGGGAGCACCACTGACTCGAGCTCAGCCCGGAACACAATGGCGCAGATGGAGCTGGTGTCCCCAGCAGGCCCGGCCGGCAGCGTCAGGCCctcgccctcctccaccacctccgagcagcagcagcagcagcaacggcaGGAGGTGATGATGGTGACCACTGATGATTACAGCTACAAGCCAGGCCTCCCTCCACCTGCCGCCGCTGGCCTCGCTGCCGCCGCCCCAAGCTTTCAGCCGCACCACCAGCACCAGCTGCAGCTGCACGGAGGAGGAGACCATGACAAG AGGAAACATGGATCCACGAGGAAAGATGGCAAGTTGGTAGATTCCAAG ACCGAAAGGCGATTAGCGCAGAACAGGGAGGCCGCAAAGAAGAGCAGGCTGAGGAAGAAG GCTTATGTGCAGAATCTGGAGACTAGCAGGGTCAGGCTTCAGCAGATGGAGCAAGAGCTCCAGAGAGCACGGTCGCAG GGGATATTTCTCGGAGGGTGCGGCGCAGGCGGTGACATGAGCCCTG GGGCCGCCATGTTCGACATGGAGTACGCGCGGTGGCTGGACGACGACGGCAAGCGGCTGGCGGAGCTCCGGGGCGGCCTGCAGGCGCACCTGGCCGACAGCAACCTGGGCGCCGTGGTGGAGGAGTGCATGCAGCACTACGACGAGCTGTTCCAGCTCAAGGCGGAGCTGGCGCGCTCCGACGTCTTCCACCTCCTCACCGGCGCCTGGGCCACCCCCGCCGAGCGCTGCTTCTTCTGGATGGGCGGCTTCCGGCCATCCGAGCTCCTCAAG ATCCTGATCGGGCAGCTGGATCCGCTGACGGAGCAGCAGATGATGGGGATCTGCGGCCTGCAGCACTCGTCGGAGCAGGCGGAGGAGGCGCTCGCGCAGGGGCTGCAGCAGCTGCACCAGTCGCTCGCCGACACCGTCGCCGCCGGCACGCTCAGCGACGGCACCCCCGGCCCCAACTACATGGGCATCATGGCCATGGCGCTCGAGAAGCTCGCCAGCCTCGAGAGCTTCTACCAGCAG GCTGACAATCTGAGGCAGCAAACGTTGCATCAGATGCGCCGGATTCTAACAACCCGACAGGCGGCTCGGTGTTTCCTCTCCATCGGGGAGTACTACCGCCGGCTCCGAGCTCTCAGCAGTCTCTGGGCTTCCCGTCCTCGCGA CAACTTCATTGGGACCGAGAGCCTTAGCCCAACAGGAACCGAGCTGCAAGGCATGCAGCAGCACCACCAACCGCAACAGAATCAGTTCTCCGGATTTTGA
- the LOC123444834 gene encoding transcription factor LG2-like isoform X3 gives MVQGEEASCSWRMASAHDHAVHLSHQAALAYHGGLQLQPHHHAASAAPSASFLDFQPAAAAAYFGELEEALIHGANAGVADHLHHNPGGMIAGDAHAKSAAAAAGGGGGYLQAGAGAGRPPTLEIFPSWPMPHPQQLHSGGNSQSVGSTTDSSSARNTMAQMELVSPAGPAGSVRPSPSSTTSEQQQQQQRQEVMMVTTDDYSYKPGLPPPAAAGLAAAAPSFQPHHQHQLQLHGGGDHDKTERRLAQNREAAKKSRLRKKAYVQNLETSRVRLQQMEQELQRARSQGIFLGGCGAGGDMSPGAAMFDMEYARWLDDDGKRLAELRGGLQAHLADSNLGAVVEECMQHYDELFQLKAELARSDVFHLLTGAWATPAERCFFWMGGFRPSELLKILIGQLDPLTEQQMMGICGLQHSSEQAEEALAQGLQQLHQSLADTVAAGTLSDGTPGPNYMGIMAMALEKLASLESFYQQADNLRQQTLHQMRRILTTRQAARCFLSIGEYYRRLRALSSLWASRPRDNFIGTESLSPTGTELQGMQQHHQPQQNQFSGF, from the exons ATGGTGCAAGGTGAGGAGGCGAGCTGTTCGTGGAGGATGGCGAGCGCCCACGACCATGCAGTGCACCTCAGCCACCAAGCAGCGCTCGCCTACCATGGCGGACTCCAGCTCCAACCCCATCACCATGCCGCCTCCGCCGCGCCGTCCGCCAGCTTCTT GGACTTCCAGCCGGCAGCGGCCGCCGCCTACTTCGGGGAGCTGGAGGAGGCCCTCATCCACGGCGCCAACGCCGGCGTCGCAGACCACCTCCACCACAACCCCGGCGGCATGATCGCAGGCGACGCGCACGCCAAGT cggcagcggcagcggcaggaggaggaggagggtacctgcaggcgggggcgggggcgggcagGCCCCCCACGCTGGAGATCTTCCCTTCGTGGCCAATGCCGCACCCACAGCAGCTGCACAGTGGT GGGAATTCGCAGTCAGTCGGGAGCACCACTGACTCGAGCTCAGCCCGGAACACAATGGCGCAGATGGAGCTGGTGTCCCCAGCAGGCCCGGCCGGCAGCGTCAGGCCctcgccctcctccaccacctccgagcagcagcagcagcagcaacggcaGGAGGTGATGATGGTGACCACTGATGATTACAGCTACAAGCCAGGCCTCCCTCCACCTGCCGCCGCTGGCCTCGCTGCCGCCGCCCCAAGCTTTCAGCCGCACCACCAGCACCAGCTGCAGCTGCACGGAGGAGGAGACCATGACAAG ACCGAAAGGCGATTAGCGCAGAACAGGGAGGCCGCAAAGAAGAGCAGGCTGAGGAAGAAG GCTTATGTGCAGAATCTGGAGACTAGCAGGGTCAGGCTTCAGCAGATGGAGCAAGAGCTCCAGAGAGCACGGTCGCAG GGGATATTTCTCGGAGGGTGCGGCGCAGGCGGTGACATGAGCCCTG GGGCCGCCATGTTCGACATGGAGTACGCGCGGTGGCTGGACGACGACGGCAAGCGGCTGGCGGAGCTCCGGGGCGGCCTGCAGGCGCACCTGGCCGACAGCAACCTGGGCGCCGTGGTGGAGGAGTGCATGCAGCACTACGACGAGCTGTTCCAGCTCAAGGCGGAGCTGGCGCGCTCCGACGTCTTCCACCTCCTCACCGGCGCCTGGGCCACCCCCGCCGAGCGCTGCTTCTTCTGGATGGGCGGCTTCCGGCCATCCGAGCTCCTCAAG ATCCTGATCGGGCAGCTGGATCCGCTGACGGAGCAGCAGATGATGGGGATCTGCGGCCTGCAGCACTCGTCGGAGCAGGCGGAGGAGGCGCTCGCGCAGGGGCTGCAGCAGCTGCACCAGTCGCTCGCCGACACCGTCGCCGCCGGCACGCTCAGCGACGGCACCCCCGGCCCCAACTACATGGGCATCATGGCCATGGCGCTCGAGAAGCTCGCCAGCCTCGAGAGCTTCTACCAGCAG GCTGACAATCTGAGGCAGCAAACGTTGCATCAGATGCGCCGGATTCTAACAACCCGACAGGCGGCTCGGTGTTTCCTCTCCATCGGGGAGTACTACCGCCGGCTCCGAGCTCTCAGCAGTCTCTGGGCTTCCCGTCCTCGCGA CAACTTCATTGGGACCGAGAGCCTTAGCCCAACAGGAACCGAGCTGCAAGGCATGCAGCAGCACCACCAACCGCAACAGAATCAGTTCTCCGGATTTTGA
- the LOC123444834 gene encoding transcription factor LG2-like isoform X1 produces MVQGEEASCSWRMASAHDHAVHLSHQAALAYHGGLQLQPHHHAASAAPSASFLDFQPAAAAAYFGELEEALIHGANAGVADHLHHNPGGMIAGDAHAKSAAAAAGGGGGYLQAGAGAGRPPTLEIFPSWPMPHPQQLHSGGNSQSVGSTTDSSSARNTMAQMELVSPAGPAGSVRPSPSSTTSEQQQQQQRQEVMMVTTDDYSYKPGLPPPAAAGLAAAAPSFQPHHQHQLQLHGGGDHDKRKHGSTRKDGKLVDSKTERRLAQNREAAKKSRLRKKAYVQNLETSRVRLQQMEQELQRARSQGIFLGGCGAGGDMSPGAAMFDMEYARWLDDDGKRLAELRGGLQAHLADSNLGAVVEECMQHYDELFQLKAELARSDVFHLLTGAWATPAERCFFWMGGFRPSELLKILIGQLDPLTEQQMMGICGLQHSSEQAEEALAQGLQQLHQSLADTVAAGTLSDGTPGPNYMGIMAMALEKLASLESFYQQADNLRQQTLHQMRRILTTRQAARCFLSIGEYYRRLRALSSLWASRPRDNFIGTESLSPTGTELQGMQQHHQPQQNQFSGF; encoded by the exons ATGGTGCAAGGTGAGGAGGCGAGCTGTTCGTGGAGGATGGCGAGCGCCCACGACCATGCAGTGCACCTCAGCCACCAAGCAGCGCTCGCCTACCATGGCGGACTCCAGCTCCAACCCCATCACCATGCCGCCTCCGCCGCGCCGTCCGCCAGCTTCTT GGACTTCCAGCCGGCAGCGGCCGCCGCCTACTTCGGGGAGCTGGAGGAGGCCCTCATCCACGGCGCCAACGCCGGCGTCGCAGACCACCTCCACCACAACCCCGGCGGCATGATCGCAGGCGACGCGCACGCCAAGT cggcagcggcagcggcaggaggaggaggagggtacctgcaggcgggggcgggggcgggcagGCCCCCCACGCTGGAGATCTTCCCTTCGTGGCCAATGCCGCACCCACAGCAGCTGCACAGTGGT GGGAATTCGCAGTCAGTCGGGAGCACCACTGACTCGAGCTCAGCCCGGAACACAATGGCGCAGATGGAGCTGGTGTCCCCAGCAGGCCCGGCCGGCAGCGTCAGGCCctcgccctcctccaccacctccgagcagcagcagcagcagcaacggcaGGAGGTGATGATGGTGACCACTGATGATTACAGCTACAAGCCAGGCCTCCCTCCACCTGCCGCCGCTGGCCTCGCTGCCGCCGCCCCAAGCTTTCAGCCGCACCACCAGCACCAGCTGCAGCTGCACGGAGGAGGAGACCATGACAAG AGGAAACATGGATCCACGAGGAAAGATGGCAAGTTGGTAGATTCCAAG ACCGAAAGGCGATTAGCGCAGAACAGGGAGGCCGCAAAGAAGAGCAGGCTGAGGAAGAAG GCTTATGTGCAGAATCTGGAGACTAGCAGGGTCAGGCTTCAGCAGATGGAGCAAGAGCTCCAGAGAGCACGGTCGCAG GGGATATTTCTCGGAGGGTGCGGCGCAGGCGGTGACATGAGCCCTG GGGCCGCCATGTTCGACATGGAGTACGCGCGGTGGCTGGACGACGACGGCAAGCGGCTGGCGGAGCTCCGGGGCGGCCTGCAGGCGCACCTGGCCGACAGCAACCTGGGCGCCGTGGTGGAGGAGTGCATGCAGCACTACGACGAGCTGTTCCAGCTCAAGGCGGAGCTGGCGCGCTCCGACGTCTTCCACCTCCTCACCGGCGCCTGGGCCACCCCCGCCGAGCGCTGCTTCTTCTGGATGGGCGGCTTCCGGCCATCCGAGCTCCTCAAG ATCCTGATCGGGCAGCTGGATCCGCTGACGGAGCAGCAGATGATGGGGATCTGCGGCCTGCAGCACTCGTCGGAGCAGGCGGAGGAGGCGCTCGCGCAGGGGCTGCAGCAGCTGCACCAGTCGCTCGCCGACACCGTCGCCGCCGGCACGCTCAGCGACGGCACCCCCGGCCCCAACTACATGGGCATCATGGCCATGGCGCTCGAGAAGCTCGCCAGCCTCGAGAGCTTCTACCAGCAG GCTGACAATCTGAGGCAGCAAACGTTGCATCAGATGCGCCGGATTCTAACAACCCGACAGGCGGCTCGGTGTTTCCTCTCCATCGGGGAGTACTACCGCCGGCTCCGAGCTCTCAGCAGTCTCTGGGCTTCCCGTCCTCGCGA CAACTTCATTGGGACCGAGAGCCTTAGCCCAACAGGAACCGAGCTGCAAGGCATGCAGCAGCACCACCAACCGCAACAGAATCAGTTCTCCGGATTTTGA